The following coding sequences lie in one Jonesia denitrificans DSM 20603 genomic window:
- the rpsL gene encoding 30S ribosomal protein S12 gives MPTIQQLVRKGRTSKVGKSKTPALKGSPQRRGVCTRVYTTTPKKPNSALRKVARVKLSSGIEVTAYIPGVGHNLQEHSIVLVRGGRVKDLPGVRYKIIRGALDTQGVKNRKQARSRYGAKKEKS, from the coding sequence GTGCCCACAATCCAGCAGCTCGTCCGTAAGGGGCGGACGTCGAAGGTTGGGAAGTCCAAGACTCCTGCCCTCAAGGGTTCCCCTCAACGGCGCGGCGTGTGCACCCGCGTCTACACCACCACACCAAAGAAGCCAAACTCGGCGCTGCGTAAAGTTGCCCGTGTGAAGCTGTCCAGCGGCATTGAGGTCACCGCCTACATTCCAGGCGTCGGTCACAACCTGCAAGAGCACTCCATTGTGCTCGTGCGTGGTGGACGTGTGAAGGACCTCCCCGGTGTTCGTTACAAGATCATCCGTGGTGCGCTCGACACGCAAGGTGTGAAGAACCGCAAGCAGGCTCGTAGCCGCTACGGCGCGAAGAAGGAGAAGAGCTGA
- the rpsG gene encoding 30S ribosomal protein S7, whose amino-acid sequence MPRKGPAPKRPLIADPVYGSPVVTQLINKVLFDGKKTVAESIVYGALEGVRDKTDSDPVVILKRALENIRPALEVRSRRVGGATYQVPVEVRPARATTLALRWLVDYSRARREKSMTERLMNEILDASNGLGAAVKRREDMHKMAESNKAFAHYRW is encoded by the coding sequence ATGCCTCGTAAAGGCCCAGCCCCGAAGCGTCCGCTGATCGCGGACCCTGTCTACGGTTCCCCGGTTGTAACGCAACTCATTAACAAGGTTCTCTTCGACGGTAAAAAGACCGTTGCTGAGTCCATCGTTTATGGTGCACTCGAAGGCGTTCGCGACAAAACAGATTCCGACCCAGTCGTTATCCTCAAGCGCGCACTCGAGAACATCCGCCCAGCCCTCGAAGTTCGTTCCCGGCGTGTGGGTGGTGCCACCTACCAGGTGCCAGTCGAAGTTCGCCCAGCACGTGCGACCACACTCGCATTGCGTTGGTTGGTTGACTACTCTCGCGCACGCCGCGAGAAGAGCATGACCGAGCGTCTCATGAACGAGATTCTCGATGCATCCAACGGCCTCGGGGCAGCTGTGAAGCGCCGCGAGGACATGCACAAGATGGCCGAATCGAACAAGGCCTTCGCGCACTACCGCTGGTAA
- the fusA gene encoding elongation factor G yields MALDVLTDLNKVRNIGIMAHIDAGKTTTTERILFYTGVNYKLGETHDGASTMDWMEQEQERGITITSAATTCYWKNNQINIIDTPGHVDFTVEVERSLRVLDGAVAVFDGKEGVEPQSETVWRQADKYNVPRICFVNKMDKLGADFYFTVRTIVERLKAKPLVIQLPIGSENDFIGMVDVIEQKAYVWHGETKLGESYDIEDVPADLQDKLEEYRNQLIEDVAESDEELMEKYLGGEELTVAELKAGIRKLTVSGEAFPVLCGSAFKNKGVQPMLDAVIDYLPTPLDVASVTGTTLNEEEELVRHPDANEPFSALAFKVATHPFFGKLTYVRVYSGKASSGAQVINSTKGKKERIGKLFQMHSNKENPVDEATAGHIYAFIGLKDVTTGDTLCDPQNQIILESMTFPEPVIDVAIEPKTKADQEKLSTAIQKLAEEDPTFRVKLDEETGQTVIGGMGELHLDILVDRMRREFRVEANVGKPQVAYRETIRRAAEKVEYTHKKQTGGSGQFAKVLVTFEPLDTAEGELYEFANEVTGGRIPREYIPSVDAGIQAGLQQGVLAGFPLVGVKARLIDGAYHDVDSSEMAFKIAGTMVLREGIKRADPVLLEPVMAVEVRTPEEYMGDVIGDLNSRRGMIQSMEDATGVKVVRAQVPLSEMFGYIGDLRSKTQGRAVYSMQFDSYAEVPRAVAEEIIKKTRGE; encoded by the coding sequence GTGGCACTTGACGTGCTGACTGACCTAAACAAGGTCCGCAACATCGGCATCATGGCGCACATCGATGCCGGAAAAACCACTACGACCGAGCGCATCCTGTTCTACACAGGTGTGAACTACAAGCTCGGTGAAACCCACGATGGCGCATCGACGATGGACTGGATGGAGCAGGAACAGGAGCGTGGTATTACCATTACCTCAGCTGCGACCACCTGCTACTGGAAAAACAACCAGATCAACATCATCGACACCCCTGGGCACGTTGACTTCACCGTCGAGGTAGAGCGCTCACTGCGTGTTCTCGATGGGGCTGTCGCCGTGTTCGATGGTAAAGAGGGTGTTGAACCTCAGTCTGAGACTGTATGGCGTCAAGCAGACAAGTACAACGTTCCACGTATTTGCTTCGTCAACAAGATGGACAAGCTCGGCGCTGACTTCTACTTCACTGTTCGCACTATCGTGGAACGCCTGAAGGCAAAGCCGCTTGTCATCCAGCTTCCTATCGGTTCAGAGAACGACTTCATCGGCATGGTTGACGTCATCGAGCAGAAGGCGTACGTCTGGCACGGTGAAACCAAGCTCGGTGAGTCGTACGACATCGAAGATGTGCCAGCAGACCTTCAGGACAAGCTTGAAGAGTACCGTAACCAGCTCATCGAAGATGTTGCTGAGTCTGACGAAGAGCTCATGGAGAAGTACCTCGGTGGCGAGGAACTGACCGTTGCTGAACTGAAGGCGGGTATCCGCAAGCTCACTGTCTCCGGTGAGGCGTTCCCTGTGTTGTGTGGTTCTGCATTCAAGAACAAGGGTGTACAGCCCATGCTTGATGCGGTGATTGACTACCTCCCAACCCCTCTCGACGTTGCGTCAGTGACTGGTACCACGTTGAACGAAGAGGAAGAGCTGGTCCGTCACCCGGATGCAAACGAGCCTTTCTCAGCTCTCGCATTCAAGGTCGCGACTCACCCCTTCTTTGGGAAGCTCACTTATGTGCGCGTGTACTCGGGTAAAGCCTCGTCCGGCGCGCAGGTCATCAACTCAACAAAGGGCAAGAAAGAGCGCATTGGGAAACTCTTCCAAATGCACTCCAACAAAGAAAACCCTGTTGACGAAGCAACTGCCGGTCACATCTACGCGTTTATCGGTTTGAAGGACGTCACGACTGGTGACACCTTGTGTGACCCACAGAACCAGATCATCCTTGAGTCGATGACGTTCCCTGAGCCAGTGATCGACGTGGCAATTGAGCCAAAGACTAAGGCTGACCAGGAAAAGCTCTCGACAGCCATCCAGAAGCTTGCCGAGGAAGACCCAACCTTCCGTGTGAAGCTTGACGAAGAAACCGGTCAGACCGTCATCGGTGGTATGGGTGAACTTCACCTGGATATTCTCGTTGACCGTATGCGCCGTGAGTTCCGAGTCGAAGCGAACGTGGGTAAGCCTCAGGTTGCCTACCGCGAGACCATTCGTCGTGCTGCTGAAAAGGTGGAATACACCCACAAGAAGCAGACAGGTGGATCTGGTCAGTTCGCGAAGGTGCTGGTCACCTTTGAGCCGCTAGACACCGCTGAAGGTGAACTGTACGAGTTCGCCAATGAAGTCACCGGTGGCCGTATTCCACGTGAGTACATCCCCAGTGTTGACGCAGGTATCCAAGCTGGTCTTCAGCAGGGTGTCCTCGCAGGCTTCCCCCTTGTCGGAGTGAAGGCCCGCCTTATTGACGGTGCATATCACGACGTCGACTCGTCAGAAATGGCGTTCAAGATTGCCGGTACCATGGTGCTCCGCGAGGGCATCAAGCGTGCCGATCCGGTACTACTCGAGCCAGTGATGGCTGTCGAGGTGCGCACACCCGAGGAATACATGGGTGATGTTATCGGTGACCTCAACTCACGCCGTGGAATGATTCAGTCCATGGAAGACGCTACCGGCGTCAAGGTTGTCCGCGCACAAGTACCGTTGTCAGAGATGTTCGGGTACATTGGTGACCTGCGGTCGAAGACTCAGGGTCGTGCTGTGTACTCGATGCAATTCGACAGCTACGCCGAGGTTCCTCGTGCAGTTGCCGAAGAGATCATCAAGAAGACCCGGGGCGAGTGA
- the tuf gene encoding elongation factor Tu, producing MAKAIFERTKPHVNIGTIGHVDHGKTTLTAAISKVLHDRFPDVNPEFKYDEIDKAPEEKQRGITINISHIEYETDKRHYAHVDAPGHADYIKNMITGAAQMDGAILVVAATDGPMAQTREHVLLARQVGVPYLLVALNKCDMVDDEEILELVEMEVRELLSSQGFDGDNAPVVRVSGFQALEGDEKWVQSVADLMEAVDANVPDPVRDLDKPFLMPIEDVFTITGRGTVVTGKVDRGVLDVNSEVEIVGIRPAQKTTVTGIETFHKSMSQAQAGDNTGLLLRGIKREDVERGQVVVKPGSITPHTKFEAQVYILNKDEGGRHNPFYSNYRPQFYFRTTDVTGVITLPEGTEMVMPGDNTEMSVELIQPIAMEEGLGFAIREGGRTVGSGRVTKVIE from the coding sequence GTGGCGAAGGCCATTTTCGAGCGGACCAAGCCGCACGTAAACATCGGCACCATCGGTCACGTCGACCACGGTAAGACGACGCTGACCGCTGCGATCTCAAAGGTTCTTCACGACCGTTTCCCGGACGTGAACCCTGAGTTTAAGTATGACGAGATCGACAAGGCGCCTGAAGAAAAGCAGCGCGGTATTACGATCAACATCTCGCACATCGAGTACGAGACCGACAAGCGCCACTACGCGCACGTCGATGCCCCTGGTCACGCTGACTACATCAAGAACATGATCACCGGTGCTGCACAGATGGACGGGGCTATCCTCGTTGTCGCAGCAACCGATGGTCCGATGGCTCAGACTCGTGAGCACGTGCTTCTTGCACGTCAGGTTGGTGTTCCTTACCTCCTCGTTGCACTGAACAAGTGCGACATGGTCGACGACGAGGAAATCCTCGAACTCGTCGAGATGGAGGTTCGTGAACTCCTCTCCAGCCAGGGCTTCGACGGCGACAACGCTCCCGTTGTTCGCGTGTCCGGGTTCCAGGCACTCGAGGGTGACGAGAAGTGGGTTCAGTCGGTTGCTGACCTCATGGAAGCTGTGGACGCGAACGTTCCAGACCCAGTTCGTGACCTTGACAAGCCATTCTTGATGCCTATCGAAGACGTCTTCACGATCACCGGTCGTGGAACCGTTGTCACCGGTAAGGTCGACCGTGGTGTTCTTGACGTGAACTCCGAAGTTGAAATCGTTGGTATTCGCCCCGCGCAGAAGACCACCGTGACCGGCATTGAGACCTTCCACAAGTCCATGTCACAGGCTCAGGCTGGTGACAACACTGGTCTTCTTCTTCGCGGTATCAAGCGTGAAGACGTTGAGCGTGGACAGGTTGTTGTGAAGCCTGGTTCAATCACCCCTCACACCAAGTTCGAAGCTCAGGTCTACATCCTGAACAAGGACGAGGGTGGGCGTCACAACCCGTTCTACTCGAACTACCGTCCCCAGTTCTACTTCCGTACCACGGACGTAACTGGTGTCATCACCCTTCCTGAAGGCACCGAAATGGTGATGCCTGGTGACAACACCGAAATGTCGGTCGAGCTCATCCAGCCAATCGCTATGGAAGAGGGCCTCGGTTTTGCTATCCGTGAGGGTGGCCGCACCGTTGGTTCAGGTCGTGTAACCAAGGTCATTGAGTGA
- the rpsJ gene encoding 30S ribosomal protein S10 gives MAGQKIRIRLKSYDHEVIDSSARKIVDTVTRAGATVVGPVPLPTEKNVFCVIRSPHKYKDSREHFEMRTHKRLIDIIDPTPKAVDSLMRLDLPADVNIEIKL, from the coding sequence ATGGCGGGACAGAAGATCCGCATCCGGCTCAAGTCCTACGACCACGAGGTGATCGACAGTTCGGCGCGCAAGATCGTCGATACAGTCACACGCGCTGGTGCGACGGTCGTGGGCCCGGTGCCGTTGCCAACGGAAAAGAACGTTTTCTGCGTTATCCGTTCGCCTCACAAGTACAAGGACAGCCGCGAGCACTTTGAGATGCGTACACACAAGCGGCTCATCGACATCATTGATCCCACACCAAAGGCAGTTGATTCGCTCATGCGTCTTGACCTTCCTGCGGATGTGAACATCGAGATCAAGCTCTGA
- the rplC gene encoding 50S ribosomal protein L3: MTTQQNERPVKAVLGKKLGMTQVWDEAGRLVPVTVVAVEPNVVTQIRTVDNDGYAAVQVATGQIDPRKVTKPLKGHFEKAGVTPRRHVTEIRTSDSGEYSLGQEVTVGVFEAGTKVDVIGTTKGKGFAGVMKRHGFAGASASHGAHRNHRKPGSIGAAATPSRVFKGLRMAGRMGHDRMTVQNLTVHAVDADKGYVLLKGAVPGPKGGVVLVRNAVKGA, encoded by the coding sequence ATGACTACCCAGCAGAACGAGCGGCCAGTAAAGGCCGTCCTCGGAAAAAAACTTGGGATGACCCAGGTCTGGGATGAGGCAGGACGCCTAGTTCCTGTCACTGTTGTTGCCGTTGAACCCAACGTCGTGACACAGATTCGTACCGTCGACAACGACGGTTACGCTGCGGTTCAGGTCGCAACCGGACAGATTGACCCTCGGAAGGTCACCAAGCCACTCAAAGGACACTTTGAGAAGGCCGGCGTCACTCCCCGTCGTCACGTCACGGAAATCCGTACCAGCGACTCCGGTGAGTACTCACTGGGTCAAGAAGTCACCGTGGGTGTCTTCGAAGCTGGAACCAAGGTTGATGTCATTGGCACAACCAAGGGTAAGGGGTTCGCCGGAGTGATGAAGCGCCACGGGTTCGCTGGTGCCAGCGCATCTCACGGTGCTCACCGCAACCACCGTAAGCCTGGTTCTATCGGTGCGGCCGCAACGCCGTCACGCGTGTTCAAGGGCCTGCGTATGGCTGGTCGCATGGGTCACGACCGTATGACCGTGCAAAACCTGACCGTCCACGCGGTCGACGCTGACAAGGGCTACGTACTCCTCAAGGGTGCAGTTCCAGGCCCTAAGGGTGGCGTCGTTCTCGTGCGCAACGCAGTGAAGGGAGCGTGA
- the rplD gene encoding 50S ribosomal protein L4 has product MAENLTVDILDATGNKTGDAVLPAEIFDVALNVPLIHQVVVAQQAAARQGTHATKTRAQVSGGGRKPYKQKGTGRARQGSTRAPQFAGGGVVHGPQPRDYSQRTPKKMKAAALRSALSDRARAGRIHVIDSFGVTEAPSTKGALSALSSLKLSKENFGDVKHVLVVHERNDEITIKSLRNIESVHLITADQLNTYDVLLSDDVVFTKAALDGFLAGRQSADNNEENAK; this is encoded by the coding sequence ATGGCTGAGAACCTGACCGTCGACATCCTCGACGCAACTGGTAACAAGACAGGTGACGCTGTGCTTCCCGCCGAGATCTTCGATGTTGCCCTCAACGTACCGCTGATTCACCAGGTCGTTGTTGCGCAGCAAGCTGCTGCTCGCCAGGGAACCCATGCAACCAAGACCCGGGCACAGGTGTCCGGGGGTGGGCGTAAGCCATACAAACAAAAGGGAACAGGGCGTGCCCGTCAGGGTTCAACCCGCGCCCCTCAGTTTGCGGGTGGTGGAGTAGTCCACGGACCACAGCCACGTGACTACTCGCAGCGCACGCCAAAGAAGATGAAGGCAGCAGCTCTTCGTAGCGCACTGTCTGACCGTGCTCGCGCTGGTCGCATTCACGTCATCGATTCTTTTGGTGTAACGGAAGCTCCGTCCACGAAGGGTGCACTTTCGGCACTGTCCTCGCTGAAACTCAGCAAGGAAAACTTCGGCGACGTCAAGCACGTTCTTGTGGTTCACGAGCGGAATGACGAGATCACGATCAAGTCATTGCGGAACATCGAATCAGTACACCTGATCACCGCAGACCAGCTCAACACCTACGACGTGCTCCTGTCCGATGATGTTGTGTTCACCAAGGCTGCACTCGACGGCTTCTTGGCTGGACGTCAGTCCGCTGACAACAACGAGGAGAACGCCAAGTGA
- the rplW gene encoding 50S ribosomal protein L23 has protein sequence MTKPQKDPRDVIVAPVLTEKSYVGFEEGKYTFIVQPNANKTEIKIAVEKIFGVKVDSVNTINRQGKTRRTRFGLGKRKNTKRAIVTLREGQIDVFGGAAS, from the coding sequence GTGACTAAGCCGCAGAAGGACCCCCGCGACGTCATTGTCGCCCCCGTCCTCACTGAAAAAAGCTACGTCGGCTTCGAAGAAGGAAAATACACCTTCATTGTGCAGCCGAACGCGAACAAGACTGAGATCAAGATCGCCGTTGAGAAAATCTTCGGCGTGAAGGTCGACTCCGTCAACACCATCAACCGTCAGGGCAAGACCCGTCGGACCCGTTTCGGCCTCGGCAAGCGCAAGAACACCAAACGCGCGATTGTGACCCTCCGTGAGGGACAAATCGACGTGTTCGGTGGGGCAGCTAGCTGA
- the rplB gene encoding 50S ribosomal protein L2, translating into MGIRKYKPTTPGRRDASVADFVEITRSQPEKSLVRPLTKTGGRNNSGRITTRHKGGGHKRAYRVIDFRRHDKDGVPAKVAHIEYDPNRTARIALLHYADGEKRYIIAPHKLQQGDVVEAGPNADIKPGNNLPLRNIPTGTVIHAIELRPGGGAKIARSAGASVQLVAKDGPYAQLRMPSGEIRNVDARCRATVGEVGNAEQSNINWGKAGRMRWKGVRPTVRGVAMNPIDHPHGGGEGKTSGGRHPVSPWGQPEGRTRRPNKPSDKLIVRRRRTGKKR; encoded by the coding sequence ATGGGAATCCGTAAGTACAAGCCGACGACGCCAGGCCGCCGTGACGCCAGCGTTGCCGACTTCGTCGAGATCACGCGCTCACAGCCGGAGAAGTCACTGGTCCGTCCACTGACCAAGACTGGTGGCCGTAACAACTCCGGCCGTATCACAACCCGTCACAAGGGTGGTGGTCACAAGCGTGCGTACCGTGTTATCGACTTCCGTCGGCACGACAAGGACGGCGTGCCCGCAAAGGTCGCTCACATTGAGTACGACCCGAACCGTACCGCTCGTATCGCACTGTTGCACTATGCAGATGGCGAAAAGCGTTACATCATTGCGCCACACAAGTTGCAGCAAGGTGACGTTGTTGAGGCTGGTCCCAACGCCGACATCAAGCCAGGCAACAACCTTCCACTTCGCAACATCCCGACCGGTACCGTGATCCACGCAATTGAGCTTCGCCCAGGTGGTGGAGCAAAGATTGCACGCTCAGCTGGTGCTTCGGTGCAGCTTGTTGCGAAAGACGGACCATACGCGCAATTGCGTATGCCATCTGGCGAGATCCGCAACGTTGACGCGCGCTGCCGCGCTACCGTCGGCGAAGTGGGTAACGCTGAACAGTCGAACATCAACTGGGGTAAAGCAGGACGTATGCGGTGGAAGGGCGTTCGCCCAACTGTCCGTGGTGTTGCTATGAACCCGATCGATCACCCGCACGGTGGTGGTGAAGGTAAGACCTCAGGTGGACGTCACCCGGTCTCACCTTGGGGACAACCAGAAGGGCGTACTCGCCGGCCAAACAAGCCGAGTGACAAGCTCATCGTTCGTCGTCGCCGCACCGGCAAGAAGCGCTGA
- the rpsS gene encoding 30S ribosomal protein S19 produces MPRSLKKGPFVDGHLQKKVDAQNEAGTHNVIKTWSRRSVITPDFLGHTFAVHDGRKHVPVFVTEAMVGHKLGEFAPTRTFRGHVKDDKKGRRR; encoded by the coding sequence ATGCCACGCAGCTTGAAAAAGGGTCCTTTCGTTGACGGCCACCTTCAAAAGAAGGTCGACGCACAGAACGAAGCTGGTACCCACAATGTCATCAAGACCTGGTCCCGTCGGTCGGTTATCACGCCCGACTTCCTAGGTCACACTTTCGCCGTGCACGACGGTCGCAAACACGTACCCGTGTTTGTGACTGAAGCGATGGTCGGTCACAAACTCGGTGAGTTTGCTCCAACCCGCACGTTCCGCGGCCACGTTAAGGACGACAAGAAGGGCCGTCGCCGCTGA
- the rplV gene encoding 50S ribosomal protein L22, which yields MEAMAKARFIRVTPRKARRVVDLIRGKQATEAVTVLKFAPQAASEPVLKVVQSAIANARVIADRDNVAFDETKLVIKTAVVDEGPTLKRFRPRAQGRASQILKRTSHITVVVAPIDDKEGAR from the coding sequence ATGGAAGCCATGGCGAAGGCGCGGTTCATCCGTGTCACGCCCCGAAAGGCCCGTCGCGTCGTGGATCTTATCCGTGGCAAGCAGGCCACAGAGGCCGTAACCGTGCTCAAGTTTGCGCCACAGGCTGCGAGCGAGCCGGTTCTCAAGGTCGTGCAGAGCGCTATCGCTAACGCACGGGTAATCGCAGACCGTGACAACGTGGCCTTTGACGAGACAAAACTCGTCATCAAGACCGCGGTGGTGGATGAGGGACCAACCCTCAAGCGTTTCCGCCCACGTGCTCAGGGTCGTGCTAGCCAGATCCTCAAGCGGACCAGCCACATCACTGTGGTTGTTGCTCCGATTGACGACAAGGAAGGGGCCCGATAG
- the rpsC gene encoding 30S ribosomal protein S3 yields MGQKVHPHGYRLGITTDHRSRWFADSTKPGQRYRDYVREDVAIRKLMSEGLERAGIAKVEIERTRDRVRVDIHTARPGIVIGRRGAEADRIRGELEKLTGKQVQLNILEVKNAEIEAQLVAQGIAEQLASRVSFRRAMRKGMQSALRAGAKGIRVQYSGRLGGAEMSRSEFYREGRVPLHTLRANIDYGFFEARTTFGRIGVKVWIYKGDMTEKEFNAQQAQQAPRAGRGRGERPARGRRNSERNSGGATPAADAPAAEAKAPAAETGTEA; encoded by the coding sequence GTGGGACAGAAGGTTCACCCGCACGGGTACCGTCTCGGAATCACCACCGATCACCGTTCGCGTTGGTTCGCTGACAGCACGAAACCAGGTCAGCGTTACCGCGACTACGTCCGTGAAGATGTCGCAATCCGCAAACTCATGAGCGAAGGCCTTGAGCGTGCGGGGATTGCAAAGGTTGAGATCGAACGTACACGTGACCGTGTTCGTGTTGACATCCACACCGCGCGTCCCGGCATCGTTATTGGTCGCCGTGGTGCAGAGGCAGACCGTATTCGTGGCGAGTTGGAAAAGCTCACAGGAAAGCAAGTTCAGCTCAACATTCTCGAGGTCAAGAACGCTGAGATCGAAGCTCAGCTTGTTGCCCAAGGGATTGCTGAACAACTGGCGTCCCGTGTGTCTTTCCGTCGCGCAATGCGTAAGGGAATGCAGTCCGCACTTCGTGCCGGCGCGAAGGGGATCCGTGTGCAATACTCGGGTCGTCTTGGTGGTGCTGAAATGAGTCGTTCGGAGTTCTACCGTGAAGGTCGTGTGCCACTGCACACACTCCGCGCGAACATCGACTACGGCTTCTTTGAAGCACGCACCACCTTCGGGCGCATCGGTGTCAAGGTGTGGATCTACAAGGGCGACATGACCGAGAAAGAGTTCAACGCGCAGCAGGCACAGCAGGCTCCGCGCGCTGGACGCGGACGCGGCGAACGCCCTGCACGTGGACGTCGTAACAGTGAGCGTAACAGCGGTGGCGCAACGCCAGCTGCTGATGCTCCCGCAGCTGAAGCGAAGGCTCCGGCTGCTGAGACCGGAACGGAGGCCTGA
- the rplP gene encoding 50S ribosomal protein L16: MLIPRRLKHRKQHHPSRSGASKGGNVVTFGDYGIQALTPAYVTNRQIEAARIAMTRHIKRGGKVWINIYPDRPLTKKPAETRMGSGKGSPEWWVANVKPGKIVFELAGVPEPLAREAMRRAMHKLPMKCRFVVREGGAN; this comes from the coding sequence ATGCTTATCCCGCGCAGGCTCAAGCACCGCAAGCAGCACCACCCCTCCCGTAGTGGAGCTTCCAAGGGTGGAAACGTTGTGACCTTCGGTGACTATGGTATTCAGGCTTTGACCCCTGCCTACGTCACGAACCGTCAAATCGAAGCTGCACGTATTGCGATGACCCGCCACATCAAGCGTGGCGGTAAGGTCTGGATCAACATCTACCCAGACCGTCCCCTCACGAAGAAGCCCGCCGAAACTCGTATGGGTTCCGGTAAAGGTTCACCCGAGTGGTGGGTCGCTAACGTCAAGCCAGGCAAGATTGTTTTCGAACTTGCTGGTGTCCCAGAGCCACTTGCTCGCGAGGCCATGCGCCGCGCGATGCACAAGCTCCCAATGAAGTGCCGTTTTGTGGTGCGTGAAGGAGGTGCTAACTGA
- the rpmC gene encoding 50S ribosomal protein L29 — translation MAVGTKGLEPKQLDLLDDAALVAELEKAKKELFNLRFQAASGQLETHGRLKAVRRDIARIYTILRERELGIRTAPSVSE, via the coding sequence ATGGCCGTTGGAACTAAAGGCCTCGAGCCAAAGCAACTGGACCTCCTCGACGACGCAGCACTTGTTGCAGAACTTGAGAAAGCGAAGAAAGAACTCTTTAACCTTCGTTTCCAGGCTGCTTCAGGGCAACTCGAAACACATGGCCGACTCAAGGCCGTTCGCCGAGACATCGCGCGCATTTACACGATTCTTCGTGAGCGTGAACTCGGTATCCGTACTGCACCAAGCGTGAGCGAGTGA
- the rpsQ gene encoding 30S ribosomal protein S17: MSENIVAERPQRKTRRGYVVSDKMEKTIVVEVEDRVKHPLYGKVMRRTSKVKAHDEQNTAGIGDLVLIMETRPLSATKRWRLVEILEKAK; encoded by the coding sequence ATGAGCGAGAACATCGTCGCAGAACGCCCTCAACGCAAGACGCGTCGTGGGTACGTTGTGAGTGACAAGATGGAGAAAACCATCGTTGTCGAGGTAGAGGATCGCGTAAAGCACCCGCTTTACGGTAAGGTTATGCGCAGGACTAGCAAGGTGAAAGCTCACGACGAGCAAAACACCGCTGGAATCGGCGACCTGGTCCTCATCATGGAAACCCGTCCGTTGTCAGCCACTAAGCGCTGGCGTCTGGTGGAGATCCTCGAGAAGGCCAAGTAA
- the rplN gene encoding 50S ribosomal protein L14, producing the protein MIQQESRLRVADNTGAKEILCIRVLGGSGRRYAGIGDTIVATVKDAIPGGNVKKGDIVKAVIVRTSKERRRPDGSYIKFDENAAVILKNDGEPRGTRIFGPVGRELRDKRFMKIISLAPEVL; encoded by the coding sequence ATGATCCAGCAGGAGTCGCGACTTCGCGTCGCTGATAACACGGGAGCCAAGGAAATCCTTTGCATCCGCGTTCTCGGTGGCTCGGGCCGTCGCTACGCCGGTATTGGTGACACAATTGTCGCCACCGTCAAGGATGCAATCCCTGGCGGAAACGTCAAGAAGGGTGACATCGTCAAGGCTGTCATCGTTCGTACGTCCAAGGAACGCCGTCGCCCAGACGGTTCCTACATCAAGTTCGACGAGAACGCAGCGGTGATTCTCAAGAACGACGGGGAACCACGCGGTACGCGTATCTTTGGTCCCGTCGGTCGTGAACTGCGCGACAAGCGCTTCATGAAGATCATCTCGCTGGCGCCGGAGGTGCTCTGA
- the rplX gene encoding 50S ribosomal protein L24: MANIKKGDTVIVIAGKDKGKTGRVLQVLRDQDRVIVEGVRRVTKHVKPGQTARGTRTGGIEVVEAPIHISNVQFYDAETKRGKRLGSRLEEVERNGRQRIARVRVVRGHGDKEKDV, encoded by the coding sequence ATGGCTAACATCAAAAAGGGCGACACCGTAATCGTCATCGCGGGCAAGGACAAGGGCAAGACAGGCCGTGTTCTCCAGGTTCTTCGTGACCAGGACCGCGTCATTGTTGAGGGTGTCCGTCGAGTCACCAAGCACGTCAAGCCAGGACAAACTGCTCGCGGTACACGCACGGGTGGCATCGAGGTTGTCGAAGCCCCGATCCACATCTCTAACGTTCAGTTCTATGACGCAGAGACCAAGCGTGGGAAGCGCCTCGGATCCCGCCTCGAAGAGGTAGAGCGTAACGGGCGTCAGCGTATTGCACGCGTGCGTGTTGTTCGTGGCCACGGCGACAAGGAGAAGGACGTCTGA